From Haliaeetus albicilla chromosome 15, bHalAlb1.1, whole genome shotgun sequence, a single genomic window includes:
- the TDRD3 gene encoding tudor domain-containing protein 3 isoform X2, whose protein sequence is MLRLQMTDGHTSCTAIEYSSMSKISLNTPPGTKIKLSGIVEVKNGFLLLDDSNTAVLGGEVEHLIEKWELQRSLAKHNRSNIGTEGGPPPFVPFGQKCASHVQVDSRELDRRKTLQMTNTVKTVVDNDEFEKQRTAAIAEVAKSKETKTFGGGGGSSRSNLSVSAGGNRNRELFQKEKITKPEGKNEGVYRELVDEKALRHITEMGFSKEAARQALMDNSNSLEAALNFLLNSSKQKPIQGPPPRGKGKGRGRIRPEDEEELGNARPSAPSTLFDFLESKMGTLTVEEPKLQFQPPHQVQHKVMNTEQNGIKENHSRHISRNDMRQPRNEKPPRFQRDIQNSRQALESGGLPRNRGPERHNSLEHWTDEKNKSDRHYPRNDRPKDLGYSIATHQSDITFKKRDNNMQNRVGKGVSFTEFKENSAVQDTTDNNNQKRGKRENQIHNSENFCDRKARTISSEAFMVKSEQHFGVNNDYQNPGRTDNFNAVPNGDTEHHQKGRRVGPIKSSGPTTIPCFDDKMLYYNTGPKRRSGPIKPEKILEPSIHMEYGKSWRPGDECFALYWEDNKFYRAEIEALHSSGTTAVVKFCDYGNYEEVLLSNIRPVHADTWEEEEETYEQTLEFRRGGDGQPRRSTRPTQQFYQPPRARN, encoded by the exons ATGTTACGTTTACAGATGACCGATGGACACACAAGCTGCACAGCTATAGAATACAGTAGCATGTCAAAAATAAG TCTGAACACTCCACCTGGAACAAAAATTAAGCTTTCAGGAATTGTTGAAGTGAAAAATGGATTCTTGCTGTTGGATGACAGTAACACAGCAGTTCTCGGGGGTGAAGTGGAGCATCTTATAGAAAAGTGGGAATTACAAAGG AGTTTAGCAAAACACAATAGAAGTAACATTGGAACAGAAGGTGGCCCTCCCCCTTTTGTACCTTTTGGGCAG aaatgtgcaTCTCACGTGCAAGTGGATAGCAGAGAGCTTGATCGCAGAAAGACTCTGCAAATGACAAATACTGTAAAAACTGTTGTGGACAATGatgaatttgaaaagcaaagaacagcTGCTATTGCAGAAGTAGCAAAGAGCAAGGAG ACCAAGACGTTTGGAGGAGGTGGTGGTAGCAGCAGAAGTAATCTCAGTGTGAGTGCTGGAGGGAATCGAAACAGGGAACTGTTCCAGAAAGAGAAGATAACAAAACCTGAGGGAAAGAATGAAGGTGTCTACCGAGAACTG gttGATGAAAAAGCTCTAAGACACATAACAGAGATGGGTTTCagcaaagaagcagcaagaCAGGCACTTATGGATAACAGTAACAGCCTAGAGGCAGCattaaattttcttctgaacagcagTAAACAGAAACCCATTCAGGGACCACCACCTAGAG GTAAAGGGAAGGGCAGAGGCCGAATAAGACCTGAAGATGAAGAAGAGCTAGGAAATGCCAGACCATCTGCACCAAGCACACTGTTTGATTTCTTGGAATCCAAAATGGGTACTCTAACAGTAGAGG aacCAAAATTGCAATTTCAGCCACCACATCAAGTACAGCACAAAGTTATGAATACAGAACAGAATGGCATCAAAGAGAATCATTCAAGACACATTTCTCGCAATGACATGAGACAACCAAGGAATGAGAAACCCCCTCGTTTTCAAAGGGATATTCAGAATTCAAGGCAGGCTTTGGAAAGTGGTGGCTTACCAAGAAACAGAGGTCCTGAAAGGCACAACTCTTTAGAACATTggacagatgaaaaaaataaaagtgacagACATTATCCTAGAAATGATAGGCCAAAGGATTTGGGTTATTCCATAGCCACTCACCAGAGTGATATTACTTTCAAAAAAAGGGATAACAATATGCAAAACAGAGTAGGAAAAGGGGTGTCTTTCACAGAATTCAAGGAGAACTCTGCTGTTCAAGATACTACAGACAACAATAACCAGAAACgtgggaaaagggaaaaccaaatacataattctgaaaatttttGTGATAGGAAGGCACGAACAATAAGTAGTGAAGCCTTTATGGTAAAAAGTGAGCAACATTTTGGTGTTAACAATGATTACCAAAATCCTGGTAGAACTGATAATTTTAATGCTGTACCAAATGGAGATACTGAGCATCATCAGAAAGGAAGACGAGTAGGACCTATCAAATCATCAGGACCCACTACAATCCCATGTTTTGATGATAAAATGTTGTATTACAACACCGGTCCCAAAAGGAGATCTGGGCCCATCAAACCAGAGAAAATATTAGAACCATCGATTCACATGGAATATGGAAAAAGTTGGAGACCAGGGGATGAATGTTTTGCTCTTTATTGGGAAGACAACAAG tTCTACCGGGCAGAAATTGAAGCTCTCCATTCTTCTGGGACAACTGCAGTTGTTAAATTCTGTGATTATGGAAATTATGAAGAGGTACTTCTCAGCAACATCAGGCCTGTTCATGCAGACACATGG